One Vallitalea pronyensis genomic region harbors:
- a CDS encoding AEC family transporter, producing the protein MNFLSVLSQVIILFAIMFLGYYLRVKTLINEESITNYSRLIFYVTMPAMILSAMSKSHNILIHEVMDVIIVAIISYTFLFIMAFVMPKIVRVANDYVGLYRFMAMFGNVGFIGYPMLLAILGEEALFIGSVFNIPYNLLLYTVGIYFITFDADQARKLDLSYKQFVNPGLMATVIGLILFFLHIQLPKIIVDGTTMLGNITTPLSMIVIGGSLYDAKISNILSKHKILIYCVLKMIIFPLLLAVILTSIGITGMTRGVAVILCSMPIAANTVIISKEYKGHVTEASEAVFISTLFLILSTPIIMLIINGL; encoded by the coding sequence ATGAACTTTTTATCTGTACTATCCCAAGTCATCATTTTATTTGCTATCATGTTTTTAGGTTATTACCTAAGAGTGAAAACGCTGATAAATGAAGAAAGTATCACCAATTATTCCCGTTTAATATTCTATGTCACCATGCCCGCTATGATTTTATCAGCCATGAGTAAGAGTCACAACATCTTAATCCATGAAGTGATGGATGTCATCATCGTAGCCATCATATCCTACACATTTTTGTTTATTATGGCTTTTGTCATGCCAAAGATTGTAAGGGTAGCTAATGATTATGTAGGGCTATACCGATTTATGGCCATGTTTGGTAATGTAGGTTTTATCGGTTACCCTATGCTTTTGGCTATTTTAGGTGAAGAAGCCTTATTTATTGGTTCCGTGTTCAATATACCTTATAATTTGCTGTTGTATACCGTTGGTATTTATTTTATTACCTTTGATGCGGACCAAGCAAGAAAGCTGGATTTGTCCTACAAGCAATTTGTTAACCCTGGGCTAATGGCAACGGTTATAGGGCTCATCCTCTTTTTCTTACATATTCAATTACCTAAAATAATCGTTGATGGCACAACCATGCTGGGCAATATTACCACACCCTTGTCCATGATTGTTATCGGTGGGTCCCTTTATGATGCAAAAATAAGCAATATCTTGAGCAAACACAAGATTCTCATCTATTGTGTATTAAAGATGATTATCTTTCCACTGCTGTTAGCTGTCATCTTAACAAGTATAGGTATTACAGGTATGACAAGAGGCGTAGCCGTTATCTTATGCAGTATGCCCATTGCAGCCAATACAGTGATTATATCCAAAGAATATAAGGGGCATGTGACGGAAGCATCAGAAGCTGTTTTTATATCGACCCTGTTTCTCATCCTATCCACCCCCATTATCATGCTTATCATAAATGGGCTATAA
- a CDS encoding aldo/keto reductase — protein MKKISIANGQISASEIALGCMRINNLSKSEGSRLINTALEEGINFFDHADIYGGGKSEEVFAEAIGMQPSVREKILIQTKCGIRDGYFDFSKAHILNAVDQSLKRLQTDYIDTLLLHRPDTLMEPEEVTEAFSKLYESGKVRCFGVSNQNPMQIELLNKYTNHKMMINQLQLSITNTGMIDSGLNVNMKIDRSIDRDGSILEYCRLHDITIQTWSPFQYGFFEGVFLNNDKFPELNHKIDEVAARYNVTNSAIAIAWILRHPANIQPIVGTTNIQRLKDICKASHVTMTRQEWYAIYKAAGNTLP, from the coding sequence ATGAAAAAAATAAGCATTGCCAATGGACAGATAAGCGCATCCGAAATTGCTTTAGGGTGTATGCGAATAAACAATCTCTCAAAAAGTGAAGGATCTAGACTTATAAACACAGCTCTTGAAGAGGGTATCAACTTTTTCGACCATGCAGACATCTATGGTGGAGGAAAATCTGAAGAAGTCTTTGCAGAAGCAATCGGTATGCAACCAAGTGTAAGGGAAAAAATATTGATTCAAACAAAATGCGGTATACGAGACGGCTACTTTGATTTTTCCAAAGCACATATTTTGAATGCTGTGGATCAGAGTCTAAAGCGTTTGCAGACAGACTATATTGATACATTACTGCTTCATCGTCCAGATACACTCATGGAACCAGAAGAAGTAACTGAAGCCTTTTCCAAACTCTATGAAAGTGGCAAGGTACGTTGTTTTGGCGTAAGTAATCAAAACCCTATGCAAATAGAGCTGCTTAACAAATATACAAACCATAAAATGATGATTAATCAATTACAGCTCAGTATAACCAATACGGGCATGATTGATTCTGGGCTGAATGTGAACATGAAAATTGACAGATCCATTGACCGAGATGGTAGTATTCTGGAGTACTGTAGGCTTCATGATATAACCATACAGACCTGGTCGCCTTTCCAGTATGGTTTCTTTGAAGGCGTCTTTTTGAATAATGACAAATTTCCAGAACTCAACCATAAGATTGATGAGGTAGCAGCTCGTTATAACGTGACGAATAGTGCTATCGCAATCGCATGGATTCTAAGACATCCAGCCAACATACAACCCATCGTTGGAACCACAAATATTCAACGTTTAAAGGATATTTGCAAGGCATCCCATGTAACCATGACACGACAAGAATGGTATGCTATCTACAAGGCTGCTGGCAATACGCTTCCATAG